The DNA region TGAAGAGGGCTTCATGGGCAGAGTCTAGAGAAGGCGTACGGAATGCCAAGTTTTGAGAAGCTATGGAAAAATGACATCGTTTTCAATTTAGAATAAATCTATTCCGCAGTCGTTCAGTTTTCATACAGCACATACTTATTTCCACATTAACAATAAGCAATTATTAATTGTCCATTTTGTTCTTAAAATTACAAACGGCAACCCCTTTGTTTTAACTCCCCATAAGAGCACTCCTAATGGGTTATGTAAACttcatatttttgtaaaatttaaagaaaataattcaaaatagccctccaattaattatgtattttatttctaatatatagtTTGTTACAGTACCTCATTCACATTTATAGAATACTGTTCACACATgtataaatattcaattcatttctctttttacaTTTACtctttattaatttctttatcTACTTTCTAcgttatttgaaatgaataaaataaattaaaaagtataatatttaaatgatatgaagaaaacaTAGATAAACTGatgtatgatatattgtaaaaattagtacgtaaacaaaaaagaatgaattttAGTGATGCATTttaaagaatattataaaaatctattGGAAGTGCTCTAAGCACTTCATCCCTTTCTGGATAAaagcaatttttaaaatttctaaaaatcaTCTCAACACGTCTGAAAATTACTTAGAAATCGATGATGTTCATCATTTGTATGAAGCAAATGGAAGGATAAGTCGCTCCTTTTTCCCAGTGAGTCCTGGTCCTTCTTCCTTTCACCACCTATGAAACTTAACTATTTCTCCATCATTATTCAAAAGCTTTTATATTTCTCCATAAATCTTCAAAAACTCTTCCGCTTCTCCTTAACCTCTCGAAAACTCAGTTGAAaacctctaattttttttttcttcacaagCTGAAATTAAAGAAACATTAAGTAAAAACTAGATTGCACTCCAATGGTCACAATAACTACACCAAATTCGAAAATCAGTTGACACTGCAATTGAATCCAAGAACTCAAGAATTGATTTCTACAAAGTGACAACAAATCTAGCAGATCAGGAGCTCAAAACATGAGGTTTTTTTTATAGATCTAAAAGTAAAACTAAGAGAAGggtattttcttaaaaaaaaaaatttctggaaACTAAGAGAAGGTTAGTATAAGAGTTGGCCAATGGTTCGTTTTTGTTCTTAGATACCTCACCAACTTACCTATAATTTCTTTACTAATTTCTAAGACAGCCTGTGCGCGCccaacaccatcatcatcactaaCTTCGCAGCGAGACGGTAAatgtctttcaatttttttttgaaactagATTTTTATTTGAAACCGAACCGTGACGTGGTGTATAAATTAGACCGGTGTGCTGTGTGAACTCTTAAACCGGCTTATGAGTTGGACCTCTCTTTTTTGTGATTCGGATAAAAGTGTCGTGGGAATCGTGGGATGGTTTTTGCCTTAACaaaaatccaacaaataaaaaaataaaaacaaaaacaaagcaaaaggcCGAACAGTCGCTTTGTTCTGAACTTGGGCGGATTCCACCCTCTCGGGCCTCTCTTTACCCggggaaaaataataattcagaaactgaaaatgaaaatcatgGGGCTTCTCAGCCGCCTCGCCACCCCCCATCCTACGCAGCCCCTAGTTCTATCTATTCGTGACGGGGCCCTCAGACAAGTGGGGTCCAAACGACGCTTCTCTACGCAGTCGGAGGACCCTGAGCTGAATGACTTCATGGAGTACATGGATTCTTTGAAGAACTACGAGAAATTGGGGGTCCCCAGAGGCTCGGGTACAGACTCGGAGGACGGGTTCGATCTGGGTCGGATGCGACGGCTCATGGAGCGGCTTGGCAATCCTCAGTCTAAGTTCAAGGTTCGAATACTGTCCCATCGATTTTGAGCAGAATTTACTCCCTGTTTTTGGTTTCAGAGGCAAGGAGGAAAGCGAATCGGGAAAATTGcgaacagtttttatttttgggttttaatGCTGTTTTGGTTCCCAAATACTGCTCAGTTAGAATGTTAGATCTTTTACTTGTTTCAATCTCAAAAAATAAGATCAATTTAAAGAACGTAAAAAATAATGttcaaagctttttttttttgttttgttgttgttcttctctcttttttatccCCGGTTGCGGTGGTTCTGTAATCATCTAACTGGTCAATCGTTTCTGTCGTGAAGTTTACCGCATTTAAGCACTCGTCTGctcaattttataattttttttttcccttagttatttattcattttgttgATGAATTCGCGTCTAAAGTCTAAGTAACTAGTGCAACAGCTATTTTAGGCTGTTCACATTGCTGGGACAAAAGGAAAAGGATCAACTGCAGCATTTCTTTCCAATATTTTACGGTCAGAAGGATATTCTGTTGGTTGTTATAGCAGGTATGGGCTTGTTGTAATATTGGTTATTTGCTTGATGTTTCTCGGAAATGAATCGAGGGATTTAGCTGGTCTGCAGCTGCTTGTAGTTCTACTTTCGACTGTATTGTTCTAACAGCAGGTTTGATTTTCTGAAGCAGCCCACATATTCAGACTATCAGGGAACGCATATCATTGGGAGGGTTTGGTGCACCAGTGTCAGCAAAGACATTAAATTGTCTTTTTCTTCGGTTCAAAAAGACTCTGGACCAGGCCATGGAGCAGGAAAATGGGCGTATTAGTCATTTTGAGGTAACACTTGTGCACGATAATgtttttaaacaattttaatagATGCGCAGTGGAATTTAGTTCTACGAAGAAAAATTGATTCAATAGCTGATCTTAAGGTtctatatacaattattatttGATGGAGTTCACATGACACTATGAAAGCTTCAATCTAGTATAGCAGTTGTTTACATGTCCtgattgtttcttttgttttctttcaccATTTTGTTCTGTAGCTGTCTGATTAAAGTATTTCCCGTAAATTCTGTCATTGGTTGAAGTCTCATTTCAGGATTGGTTTTCCATCTTCTCAAAGTTGAATTGAAGGCTGGATGGGATGTACTTAGTTTTGTTGTGTAGCCAAATTTGTTTCTGCTAATGGCTGGACATTCTGTGATGACAAATCTATGTTCGTGGATTTGACTAGTTATATTCATAGTTTTTGCACTCACTAGTGTATATTGTTCAGGTTCTCACTGCAATGGCATTCACCTTATTTGCTCAAGAGAGAGTCGACTTTGCGGTTATTGAGGTAATTCATTCATTCCATTTGACATCATTATCCAGCAGTTTTACTTTAGCACTTTCACTTTTCTATTCCTTTGTGAACCAAACATCTCTTCTCAAGTGTTATGTTCACAAAGAGATCTCATAAAACTAAAGTTCACAAACTAATGTAGCTAGAtgtgatacgttagatttattttatagtaaaaaagaGTTTAATAATCTGATCTACCGCATCAAACAACATCATTTTGTGATCTTTACTATTAGGCCTTACGGCATCAGTTTCTCTTGTCTATTATGCTAAATCACCACCAGTGCTAAAAGCTTAAGTTGATAAGAATAAGTGAATTTAATCGTTCAATTTATACTTTAGTACTTCTCCTTACATGTGAGTTAGACGCCCTTTAATAAGTAGGCCTAACTCAATATGTGgactatttaatttaagtagGGGTTTAAGTATGGAGTCAAGGTTTAAACTTAGAACTTGCTAGCCCCAAAAGCTTAAACTAAGAAGTGAATCTAATCTATTCTAACATATTAGTCAATTTCTCTTTGCTGGAAGATTGTTCATATtcttagggcttgtttggatagtgagatgagatgatatagttttagataaaagttgaataaaatattagtagaatattattttttaatattatattgtttcaggatttgaaaaagttaaattgggatttgaaaaagttgaattgtttattatattttgtataggaatttgggaaagttgtaatgatgagatgatttttgaaTCCAAACAGCCCCTAGgtgtagtttggatagtgagatgagatgaaatggttttaaatgaaagttaaaagttgaataaaatattgttagaatattttctaatattattattgttttgggatttgacaaagcagaattgtttattatattttgtgtgggaatttagaaaagttataatgatgggAGGAAATCGTTTCTGTATCCAAACGGGGCCTTAGTGTTCCTTTTGAAGTGCACACTAAAGCATCAGActacaaaaaagaaataaaaagcagGTCTGATTCATGACATTCCGAAAAGGCCTCATTGTGGGATGAAGAGGTGAGCATGCTACAAAAGATAGGACTGAGTCTGAGAATTTGTGATTGACTTCAGTGGCACGTTCGCTCTCTTGAAGCGATGTCAAATTCTCACCCCCATGGTCTCATCGAAGATCTTATTGATCTCATTAAGGATTTGTTCCTTCGTATGTGAAACCTCAGCCGCATACCTTTCTTGTGCATTGAATTATGTTCATACTGATCAATGAAataacttattacttatcaaaaaaaaaaaattatattcatactgATGTTTTTTGTAAGTGTATACTGATCTTTTTCAATCCATTATAAAAATCAAGAGAGGTCAATTGTAATACTGGTACAATTTATTCTGTGTAACAGGCGGGGTTGGGGGGTGCACGGGATGCAACAAATGTTATTTCTAGTTCTGGACTTGCTGCATCGGTCATAACATCAATAGGTGAGGAACATTTGGATGCGCTTGGAGGTTCTTTGGAAAGCATTGCCATCGCAAAGTCAGGAATCATCAAACATGGCTGCCCAGTTAGGTTGTTCTGCCTATGCAATTCTTATGCAGACTAATGGGATTGTATAGTACATTTTGATTGTATTCAATCTGTGCATATGATCCATTCTACACTCGCAAGAACTTTAGACTGAATTTTACAATGCATCCCACCTCGTTGATATTGTTTCGCAATGCAATGCCTGAATTGGATTCAGTCGATATTGTTATTCATGTAGAACTTAAGAAGTATCCTgactctaattaaattaaaattttcagttGGTGCTGGGTGGGCCATTTCCTCCACATATTGATCGCATTCTTCATGATAAAGCATTGTCAATGTCTTCTCCTGTAGTATCAGCATCTGATGGTGGAAATAGAAGTACCATCAAAGGTCTTAGCATGCTCAATGGTAGACCTTGCCAATCTTGTGATCTACTAATACAAATTGAGAGGGACTTTAAGCTGGTATGCACTTGGAGCatgatttttcttcttcaagtatAATTACTCATATGCTGTAATATCAAGGTTTTTCCCTCCTCTAGGGTGGTAATTATGCATAGTTGAGATTATTTCCCGTTTGAAACTCATGGAGAACTTATAATTGTTGTTAATTTGTGCAGTTCATTGAGTTATTAGATGTGAAACTGTGCATGCTTGGAAATCACCAACTTAAAAATGCAGCAACTGCCACTTGTGCAGCACTCTGTCTTCGCAATCTTGGTGAGGAATTTTATGCATCATAGATTATTGTACTATTAGGCCTTACGCCCCAAGGGACTTCAACTTTTTTAAGAGTTATAAGGTTTATTTGTGTGGTTTGGTTCAAATTTAGGAGGATGGTTCATAAATGATTACATTCATTCTCTATATTACGACCAAAAACTCCAATTCAGCATCCATTACCATTAACAGTGCCATGACTAAGGATAACTAGTATATCTCTATATCTTCACAAGTAGGGGTGTAAATGAGTCAAGTTCAAGCAAGAAGTAGTGGATGGTCAGTTTttgttcatttaatttttatttaaacatgaGTTGAGCTCAAGTTTACATTTATCGACAAATTTTGACAAAGCCGACAGTTTTAATAAATATCTttgtatagtttatatatatacacattataaTGTTAAAGTatataacttatcaaaaaaaaatgttaaaaagtatttaaaaatgtATCTTATTATGAACATGATTTctattatctttttaaatacttcaaatattttcattgtaaagttaaaaataaactagaaaaagtaataaatacaAAGTTAAATGATTTTGTACAAGCTTATACAAGTTTAATCGAGATTTATACGAGTTgtatcattttataatttatcataattttgtGATCACAAATTACTCATTTATAAACAAGTTGAGTAGAGTCGAGCATGGTTAGGCCGAACTCAAGCGGCTTATTAAGTAGCTTTGCTTATTTACAGCTCTACACAAGCAGATACTGATAGTCTTAGGTGTAGTTTTCATGCTAGCCAAATGGAACTTACTTTCCTATTCCCTATGCCCTCCTTCTATAGAACATtacttgctctctctctctctctctctctctctctctctctctctctctctctctctcaattcagAATTTCTTATTTGGAACCAAAACACTGTTATTTTGAGCCAAACATGACATATAATAGAATGGTTAAAAAAATTAGAGCATCAGAAAAAATTGGTTGTGACATATTTTGGCAATCTTTCATTGATTCCTTGTTGATACTTTTGTGTATACTTCAGGGTGGAGAATTTCAGATGGATCTATTAGGGTTGGTTTGGAGAATACGTTCTTGCTTGGAAGAAGTCAATTTCTCACATCCAGAGAGACTGAGGCATTGGGCCTACATGGAGCAACAGTATTGCTGGATGGAGGTCCGATTCTCATATTCACCTTCTTACTAATTCCACTATTGTGAAGGACTTGATCTGATGCTTTTACTTTTTTGTCCAACTTTTACTAATTATGTAGGCGGTTCATTTTTGGCATGTTGGTATTGGCCTGATTTACATTGTTCTTAATGATAATTCTTGCCGcttgttttttttcccccataCTGTCGTATTTGCTTTTGAATGGATTGCAAAATGCTGAGGGCATTGTAGGTGGAAATTTCTAGAGAAGTGATTTTAGTTTTACTGCTAGCGCTAGGTGAAAAAAGCCTAATTGTTTGAATGTTTTGCAGCCCACACCAAAGAATCTGCTAACGCGTTGATGAACACTATTCGAATGACATTTCCAGAGGCATCATTGGCTCTTGTTGTTGCAATGGCAAGTGACAAAGACCATATAGGGTTTGCAAGAGAGTTTCTTTCAGGTATTCTCCCTTGTATTTTTACATATGATTACTTAGATCATAAAACCCTGATAGGTAACTCAGTTGGTCAGATCTTAAGTTTGCTCTCCAGTGATCAACAGTTCGAATCTCCTCAGGCCATTGGAGGTTTACCTGGCCGTTAACTTTAGAGTCccgtgggattagtcgagaTGCGCGTAAGCTGGCCTGGACGCCAATggatatttaaaaacaaaaaaaaaaaaaaaaaaaaagatgttctGGGTTGGATGACAAATTCCTGATTTGAAAGGAGTTAGGATAATCCTGGGAGAAGGCTTAACTTTTTATGAATTGACCTATTTGAATTAATCGTCTCTTACCACTGGTTCTATTTGAATTAACCCGAAATGTTTGTTGTTAGTAAGCAAACAAAAATAAGCTTGTGGGGACTTGGAGAGACCTAACTTTAATCTCATTTCAGCAGGGGGAAGATTCCGTGCTGTCTTTTTGACAGAAGCTGACATTGCTGGAGGCAGATCACGAACAACGCCAGCTTCTGTATTAAGAGATTGTTGGATCCAAACTTCGAAAGAATTGGGCGTTCGTATTGTTCATAATAGAGATGCAAAATCTGAAGAAGATTTCGAGGATCAATTTGTTTCTTCTGCAAGCAAATCGGAACGTGGAACCATATTAGCTTCAGAAAGTTCCTTAAATGTTTCATTAAAGACTGCAAATCAGATTCTCAGAGATAGATCAGGGAATGGGTGGAGTGTTATTATAGTAACTGGATCTCTGCATATCGTTTCCATGGTACTAGCTGCTCTCAATAATTAAGgcagatgtttttttttttttttttaattcatgatGTTAGCATATGATAATCGATATCAAGCTCCACCCTACCCTCCTCCAAcagtaactatatattatagaaaaatttagttataagcaTAACTGTACACTGATACGTGTATCAATCTATTGTGATCagtgaaaaaatagattttattaaaaatagttttaatttaaattttgaatgtaaagaaatcaatattggtatatagattagtatacgactttacttatatataacaaaactcttcatCTAAATAACTTGTGCtaataaaaagtttaattaaGGTCTCACCTATCTCGGCGGCCACCATCGCCGCGCACCTGCAAAGTTTATTATGTTACTTTATTATGTGTGTTCTATAGAGTCTATTAACAGGCTAGATCAGTGGTGGACCCACGTTTATCTTAGCCCCCCAATATAGAAAATGGCCACCTAAAAAACTTTCTAATCTCTATACACTCTAAAATTTTTCAagaatatcaatatatttagaaatacatctctccacttttttttttttttttttctatagttCCAAAATtgtgtataatttatatatactatcTATTTTCAAAGATGTGGTCtccacaaaattaaattaaaattaaatttatgagaaataataaacttattaatatatatcccAAAAGTTCTTTGTTACACAATATTAGCCTTCTTAATatgaaattcaaaatgaaaatataaaaaaaatcatttaaggttgatgatctatatgaaaaatagtttagAGGTTTTATCTTCTATACTTCATTgagtaagaaaatatttatttaaggtctcaattatggtattatatgtttatatgacatgaaaatatttagattttacataaaacttgataataaactagcttacatattagaataaaatatcacattctaaaagatcacttgatagcttttatgaaaaaaataaattataaatatttcattacaaagGAAATAATGGATGAATATTATTCCATAAAACATTATtgttagaaatttgaaacatataataaattatattttcagaaTCTTACTTCTATGTAGTAAATTATCGAAATTTaactttatatatagttatatttttatgatattttcagATCttcttattttacataaatgtgtCATATAGTAGAAAAGTTGatcctctttaaaaaaaaaaaaaactgctagtTCTACCGACTGACTTAATAAgaaagatttatatatatatatatatatatataatcaatattGGCAATCAAGGCATGAATATCCTCTCTTAGGTTTCTCCTGAGTAGAGGTTTCTCTTCTTGTCTCAATATAGAGCCTATATTGACAGTTTTATCTGCAAGCTTCCTCTTTAGTATGTTTGAGCAGTGGATAGGGGTGTAAATAATTAGGTCCAGACCGGCAAAACCAGCCAGACTAGACCGAATTTTAGTTTGTCTCGATCCCAAAATATGTGGACCAGTGATGTTCGGCCCCAGTCCCGGGATCTACAAATTTTGGACCGGATAGAACCGAATCAAGCTGAACccctatattttttcaaaaatatttttaataatttaatatattattttttatagtaattatataagttgatGATGTAATTTTcctctaatttattattatgaaccatataaaatataaaataatctatgctatcaattaataataaatcataaatcatgtgataatttatgtcattatatgtaaataattactacatcatacattcatacatactctattatttacacttaattaaaataattatgtatttttttttaaataccaaagttgtaagtaaatatgaataatctatgtacaatgaaattatttgatatttattaaccatataaaaaatgtatGACATTATTAATAAGTTTGCATATTAAAGAGTAAAGTCTAAGTTAGTAAGTAGTAActatcaacatcataaataaaagtatagtaaaatatattttttaacgagTTAATTATACAATccacattaataattcacttaattttaatttagtaatttaaataatttttttattaatttatttgaaaaaaaaaagatgaaaagataataaaataattaggccAGACCGAATAAACCTACATGACCGATAGCTACCAATCTGGTCTGAGGAAAATGATGGACCACTGGACCGAACCAATTTTACTGCCCTAGCAGTGGACATTAGTGCAAGATGGAGAAAGATTTAGAGAAACTTTATAAGAGACTCTCTCTTACTAAACAAGAACATAAGGATATTCAAGTGGAGCCACATATATTGGTAGATGTTGTAACGAGAGGAGGGAAATGATTGATCATCAAATTGTTAACCAATCGTCACTACAACAAGGAAGCATTCAAGCAAACGATGAAGAAAATTTGGTGTCCAGTAAACACAATCAAATTTAGAGATCTGAGATCAATTTTAATACTCGTAGAATTTGAAGATATGTGAGACAAGGCTCGAGTGAAGCGTGATGGTCTTTGGTCTTTTGATAAACACTTGATAATGATAAAAGAAGTTGATGGGAAGCAACAAGTCCATCGAATTTGGTT from Carya illinoinensis cultivar Pawnee chromosome 6, C.illinoinensisPawnee_v1, whole genome shotgun sequence includes:
- the LOC122314432 gene encoding dihydrofolate synthetase isoform X4 — translated: MKIMGLLSRLATPHPTQPLVLSIRDGALRQVGSKRRFSTQSEDPELNDFMEYMDSLKNYEKLGVPRGSGTDSEDGFDLGRMRRLMERLGNPQSKFKAVHIAGTKGKGSTAAFLSNILRSEGYSVGCYSSPHIQTIRERISLGGFGAPVSAKTLNCLFLRFKKTLDQAMEQENGRISHFEVLTAMAFTLFAQERVDFAVIEAGLGGARDATNVISSSGLAASVITSIGEEHLDALGGSLESIAIAKSGIIKHGCPLVLGGPFPPHIDRILHDKALSMSSPVVSASDGGNRSTIKGLSMLNGRPCQSCDLLIQIERDFKLFIELLDVKLCMLGNHQLKNAATATCAALCLRNLGWRISDGSIRVGLENTFLLGRSQFLTSRETEALGLHGATVLLDGAHTKESANALMNTIRMTFPEASLALVVAMASDKDHIGFAREFLSGGRFRAVFLTEADIAGGRSRTTPASVLRDCWIQTSKELGVRIVHNRDAKSEEDFEDQFVSSASKSERGTILASESSLNVSLKTANQILRDRSGNGWSVIIVTGSLHIVSMVLAALNN
- the LOC122314432 gene encoding dihydrofolate synthetase isoform X2, with translation MKIMGLLSRLATPHPTQPLVLSIRDGALRQVGSKRRFSTQSEDPELNDFMEYMDSLKNYEKLGVPRGSGTDSEDGFDLGRMRRLMERLGNPQSKFKAVHIAGTKGKGSTAAFLSNILRSEGYSVGCYSSSPHIQTIRERISLGGFGAPVSAKTLNCLFLRFKKTLDQAMEQENGRISHFEVLTAMAFTLFAQERVDFAVIEAGLGGARDATNVISSSGLAASVITSIGEEHLDALGGSLESIAIAKSGIIKHGCPLVLGGPFPPHIDRILHDKALSMSSPVVSASDGGNRSTIKGLSMLNGRPCQSCDLLIQIERDFKLFIELLDVKLCMLGNHQLKNAATATCAALCLRNLGWRISDGSIRVGLENTFLLGRSQFLTSRETEALGLHGATVLLDGAHTKESANALMNTIRMTFPEASLALVVAMASDKDHIGFAREFLSGGRFRAVFLTEADIAGGRSRTTPASVLRDCWIQTSKELGVRIVHNRDAKSEEDFEDQFVSSASKSERGTILASESSLNVSLKTANQILRDRSGNGWSVIIVTGSLHIVSMVLAALNN
- the LOC122314432 gene encoding dihydrofolate synthetase isoform X3, with translation MKIMGLLSRLATPHPTQPLVLSIRDGALRQVGSKRRFSTQSEDPELNDFMEYMDSLKNYEKLGVPRGSGTDSEDGFDLGRMRRLMERLGNPQSKFKAVHIAGTKGKGSTAAFLSNILRSEGYSVGCYSSPHIQTIRERISLGGFGAPVSAKTLNCLFLRFKKTLDQAMEQENGRISHFEVLTAMAFTLFAQERVDFAVIEAGLGGARDATNVISSSGLAASVITSIGEEHLDALGGSLESIAIAKSGIIKHGCPLVLGGPFPPHIDRILHDKALSMSSPVVSASDGGNRSTIKGLSMLNGRPCQSCDLLIQIERDFKLFIELLDVKLCMLGNHQLKNAATATCAALCLRNLGWRISDGSIRVGLENTFLLGRSQFLTSRETEALGLHGATVLLDGAHTKESANALMNTIRMTFPEASLALVVAMASDKDHIGFAREFLSAGGRFRAVFLTEADIAGGRSRTTPASVLRDCWIQTSKELGVRIVHNRDAKSEEDFEDQFVSSASKSERGTILASESSLNVSLKTANQILRDRSGNGWSVIIVTGSLHIVSMVLAALNN
- the LOC122314432 gene encoding dihydrofolate synthetase isoform X1; amino-acid sequence: MKIMGLLSRLATPHPTQPLVLSIRDGALRQVGSKRRFSTQSEDPELNDFMEYMDSLKNYEKLGVPRGSGTDSEDGFDLGRMRRLMERLGNPQSKFKAVHIAGTKGKGSTAAFLSNILRSEGYSVGCYSSSPHIQTIRERISLGGFGAPVSAKTLNCLFLRFKKTLDQAMEQENGRISHFEVLTAMAFTLFAQERVDFAVIEAGLGGARDATNVISSSGLAASVITSIGEEHLDALGGSLESIAIAKSGIIKHGCPLVLGGPFPPHIDRILHDKALSMSSPVVSASDGGNRSTIKGLSMLNGRPCQSCDLLIQIERDFKLFIELLDVKLCMLGNHQLKNAATATCAALCLRNLGWRISDGSIRVGLENTFLLGRSQFLTSRETEALGLHGATVLLDGAHTKESANALMNTIRMTFPEASLALVVAMASDKDHIGFAREFLSAGGRFRAVFLTEADIAGGRSRTTPASVLRDCWIQTSKELGVRIVHNRDAKSEEDFEDQFVSSASKSERGTILASESSLNVSLKTANQILRDRSGNGWSVIIVTGSLHIVSMVLAALNN